In Cardinium endosymbiont of Dermatophagoides farinae, the sequence TTACCAATGCCTGCACTTCCAGCATAAGTGGCCTGGTGCCCTCCAAGCAAGAGCCAATTGCTATGCCGCTTAGCGCATAGTCTTTTCCCGAAAGTAGTATAGAAGCAGGATTTTGAACGCCATGTAGTCCAGTCACTTTCATCTCATATATGCCTAATTCTGATGTAGGGCCAAATCTATTCTTTATCGTTCGTACCATTCGATATAGGCATGGTTTATCTCCCTCAAACTGCAGTACAGTATCTACCATATGTTCCAATAGTTTAGGGCCTGCTAAAGCCCCATCCTTATTGATATGCCCTATTAAAAATAGCGCTACGTTTGAACTTTTGGCATAATGCAGCAATCGTGTTGTGCAAGCTTTAATCTGGTTGATGCTACCTACAGCCCCTTCTTCTTCCTCAGCATATAAGGTCTGAATCGAATCTATAATTAATAGGGTTGGTTCCAAATCATTGGTATGTTTAAGGATCTGTACGAGTCCGCACTCCTGGAGCAGCAAACAGTTTGCAGAGGATAATCCCAGGCGAGCAGTACGCAGTTTAATTTGATGGGTTGTTTCTTCTCCAGATACATATAATACCTTACCCTCTTTGAACTGTAAGGCCATTTGAAGCAGCAGCGTTGACTTTCCAATACCAGGCTCACCGCCTAATAGCACCAACGAACCTGGAACAATCCCTCCACCCAGCACCCTATTGAGTTCGGCATCTTCAGCTAACAACCGTTTGTTAGTAGGCGCTTGAATCTCATCTAATCTTTGGGGATAATTGATAGGTTGCTGATTTTCAAAATGTTTGGTACTTCCTTTTGTAGCAAATGAAGTGAGCCTATTCCATTCCTTGCAAGCGTCACATTTCCCTTGCCATTTCACATACTCAAGCCCACAGTTTGTACAGACGTATGCCATATAGGTTTTATTTAGGTTTCCAATAGAAGGCTAATAGTTATATTTATAAAACTTTATAGACCTCTTTTTTTAGGAGAAGCGCAGTCGCGAGCATACACAAATGTATGTGAGGAGCGTAGACCACAAAATTGCCATTTAGTAATCGACTTTCGAAAGAGGTCTAATAGATAAAAATAATGTTTATAGCTCATATTCCCATGGACTATTTATTCGACGCGCCTATTCAAACTGAATTTGACAGGGCTTCATTTTATTATAAAAGCTGTTCCTCTACCAATGATATGGCCCAAAGATATATGTTCCATTCCGCAGAAGGAACCATTTTTATTACGGAGCATCAGTATAAAGGAAGAGGGCAACGTGGTAGCAGTTGGGCATCAGAAGCGGGTAAAAATCTGCTATTTTCCTTTATCTTATATCCAGAATGGTTGGCCATAGATGCTGTTTTTGCCTTGAATATTATTACCAGTTTGGCCATTTATAAGGTGTTAGTGGCTTACCTTCCCAAGGCGCTTGCTATAAAATGGCCCAATGATATCTATTGCTTAGACCAGAAACTAGGTGGTATATTAATTGAAACCAATATAGGTGACAAGATCAAAGCAGCTGTAGTTGGTATTGGGTTAAACGTCAATCAGCTTCACTTTGAATCTTCCAAATGCACCTCCTTAGCCATACAAAAAGGAACCATCTTTGATAGCGCACTACTGTTAAACCAGATTATGGATGGCTTAAGCAGCTATTATGCCCAGCTCCAAAATGGAAACCATAATCTGCTTTGGGAGAAATATAGCAATATACTCTACCGTAAAATAGGATGGCATGCCTTTGAAACGATATATGGATCTTTTGAAGGGCATATCGTAGCCGTGAATAGGAGAGGGGAGTTGGTTGTAGCAGCACGTAATGGCAACCATTATAGTTATAAACCCAAAGAGATCGTATTTGTATAGATGTGCAGCAATGTTTATAGTGTATTTGCTTTTTGATAAAAAAATTTGTAAAATTGCATAGTTATAAAAGCCCAGGTCATACACGTCTTAATATTTCTCTTTTTATTCAAATTATTCAAAAATCCTTATCCGTTATGAAAAAGTATTTTATTGTTTTGCTGCTTATTATTGCATCTTGTAATGGGTTAAGTAAGTCTACTTCAAATAATATGGGTCAAGTCCACAGTAATAGCCAGAGGCTAGATAAAAATAAAAGTAAAGAACTCGGCACAACTGAACTGGATGAAATAAATTTAGAAACTGCATCTTGTGAATCTTTAAAGGCATGGTATCGTAAGATTGCCTCTTTTGCTCTAGATCAGGAAAAAGCGTATCGAGACATCAAATCATTTCTTGGGGAAGGCAGGCTACTCTTTTTCGATTTAGTAGGCAAGACAACTTTAACGCAGGAAGTTTTAAGACAGGCACTAGAAATTTGGAATAGGGGAGGTACACTTTCTAGTTATTGTGGTAATATACAAAACGTGTTCAATATTGAAAATTTTATAAAGATTCCTGATAGAATAAAATTCCCAATGGCGCTAGATGATTTTGAGGAACGCTTTCCTGAGTCTTTTAAACAAAATAATCCTACCTATGTTGATCAAATGGATTGCTTAAAAATGCTACTTACACAACATGCTGACAATGAAAAAATTAAGGAAAGATTTTATAGCTTATGTAGCAAGGTGTATAAAGGTAGTAGGATCGATAGTCCATTCGGAATTGTAGTTTGTTTAGATGATTGTCCTATACTAAAGGGCTTTTTAGATTTTATAGAGTCGAAAGGTATAAAAATATCTATGAACGATAAACAGATTTATACGGGTAGTGAATCTAATTACCAGATAAGACTCTGTAGCCAGAAAAGCCAGCGCATCAATGACAATACATTGAGTGGGCAATATTGGTATGAACATTCTCCAATCACATATGTAACACAGTCTGGTAATGTAGATATACTCCGGTTACTTATAGATCGTAGTAAGGAAGTTGATAATGCTTCACTTAACCTTAAGGAATGGTTAAATATGGCAGCAAATTATGGTAGTTTGTCGATATTGAAGCTATTCATAGAGAAAGATGAGTCTGTAGATCACCACATGATCATGCATTTAATATATAATGACCATGTGTCTGTAGTAGAAGAATTGCTTAATCAGGGTCTTATAGACCAAGAAAAGCTAATAAAAAAAGATGATACCGTGATTTGTGATTTACAAAGTGTATTTATTGCTGCAGTAAGGAGGTATATGAGCATTCTTACTCTTACTACTTTCAAAAACACCCCATTAAGTTCACCATTAAAAGCAGAATTAAAGCTATTAAAAAATCTACTTATTAAGATTTTAAGAAATGAATGTATAAATATTTGTGAAAAAGACCTAAAAAAAGGTAAAATCAAATTACTATATTATGCATTTACCAAATCTTCACAAGAATCGCCCAAGTATCCCGAAGAATTCCATAATCTAATATTGATATTGTCTCAACATCTCGATTTTGAAAAGATTATTGATGAGCAGTATTATGCTTATTTTGCTAAAAGTTACTTGACTATCCGCAAGTTAGTGGAGCGATGTGCACTTCCGGATATAGTAGCGTTATTAGAATCAATAAAAAAGCCCAACATTCCTAAGTCTAATTGGCCATATCGTTAAAACACTTAAGGACTTATTTTTGCTCACAATTCCTTATGCATCGACCACAAAGCGACCTTTCTGAGGCTATTTTTATGGTGAACAAACCTTTGGGTTGGACCTCTTTTGATGTGGTCAAAAAGGTGCGCCATGGCTTACAAATCAAAAAAATAGGTCATGCCGGTACCTTAGATCCGTTGGCTACCGGGTTGCTTTTGCTATGCAGTGGCAGGCAAACTAAAAATATTAGCAGCCTTCAAGCGTTGGATAAGGTCTATACCGGCCAAATTGTGCTTGGTAAGACTACACCATCTATGGATTTAGAAACCCCCTTTGATAGTTTATCTGATTATGGCCATATCACCAGGGAAATGGTAAGCGCTGCTGCTGCTACCTTTGTTGGGTCTATGCTACAAATTCCCCTATCTATTCAGCCGTTAAAGTAGGTGGCAAAAGAGCCTATAAAATGGCTAGACAAGGAGAAGCAACTCAGTTGAGTCCTCGTCCTATTAATCATCCATTCCTTCTTGCTGACAGCCATTGAGCTGCCATCTATTATGTTTAAAGTAGTTTGTAGTAAAGGAACCTATATTCGGCGGCTTGCCCATGACTTAGGCGTAAAATTAGGCGTTGGAGGCTACCTCCATACCTTATGCCGCACCCAAATAGGCGATTATTGTTTGGATCAGGCTTATAGCCTAGAAGCATTGCTGAAAATCAATAGATTTTCAGATTTTCCCATTCAGTGCAGTGGCGGAGAATCTGTTCAATTAATGCCGTGAACATACAACGACTTATGGATAGTTGGTATCTGCTTTTGTCATCCGATCAAGGAACTTGGTCCGGAGTAAAAATAGACCTTTTTCGAAACACTGTTTCTAGTGGCCATTTTGTTGTCAAAGCTTCCCTATGC encodes:
- the radA gene encoding DNA repair protein RadA gives rise to the protein MAYVCTNCGLEYVKWQGKCDACKEWNRLTSFATKGSTKHFENQQPINYPQRLDEIQAPTNKRLLAEDAELNRVLGGGIVPGSLVLLGGEPGIGKSTLLLQMALQFKEGKVLYVSGEETTHQIKLRTARLGLSSANCLLLQECGLVQILKHTNDLEPTLLIIDSIQTLYAEEEEGAVGSINQIKACTTRLLHYAKSSNVALFLIGHINKDGALAGPKLLEHMVDTVLQFEGDKPCLYRMVRTIKNRFGPTSELGIYEMKVTGLHGVQNPASILLSGKDYALSGIAIGSCLEGTRPLMLEVQALVTATRYGNPQRNATGYDPRRLNMLLAVLEKRTGIRLHDRDVFLNITGGLRVDDTALDLAICMAVIGSLKDQVISNLKCFIAEVGLGGELRNVQRMEYRIAEAEKLGFKEVFITAQHQQFAKPFNIKINPIKNLKEFLSLLFS
- a CDS encoding biotin--[acetyl-CoA-carboxylase] ligase; translation: MDYLFDAPIQTEFDRASFYYKSCSSTNDMAQRYMFHSAEGTIFITEHQYKGRGQRGSSWASEAGKNLLFSFILYPEWLAIDAVFALNIITSLAIYKVLVAYLPKALAIKWPNDIYCLDQKLGGILIETNIGDKIKAAVVGIGLNVNQLHFESSKCTSLAIQKGTIFDSALLLNQIMDGLSSYYAQLQNGNHNLLWEKYSNILYRKIGWHAFETIYGSFEGHIVAVNRRGELVVAARNGNHYSYKPKEIVFV
- a CDS encoding ankyrin repeat domain-containing protein, giving the protein MKKYFIVLLLIIASCNGLSKSTSNNMGQVHSNSQRLDKNKSKELGTTELDEINLETASCESLKAWYRKIASFALDQEKAYRDIKSFLGEGRLLFFDLVGKTTLTQEVLRQALEIWNRGGTLSSYCGNIQNVFNIENFIKIPDRIKFPMALDDFEERFPESFKQNNPTYVDQMDCLKMLLTQHADNEKIKERFYSLCSKVYKGSRIDSPFGIVVCLDDCPILKGFLDFIESKGIKISMNDKQIYTGSESNYQIRLCSQKSQRINDNTLSGQYWYEHSPITYVTQSGNVDILRLLIDRSKEVDNASLNLKEWLNMAANYGSLSILKLFIEKDESVDHHMIMHLIYNDHVSVVEELLNQGLIDQEKLIKKDDTVICDLQSVFIAAVRRYMSILTLTTFKNTPLSSPLKAELKLLKNLLIKILRNECINICEKDLKKGKIKLLYYAFTKSSQESPKYPEEFHNLILILSQHLDFEKIIDEQYYAYFAKSYLTIRKLVERCALPDIVALLESIKKPNIPKSNWPYR